CTGCGGCTCCAGTGAACCTTCTTTTGGTCCATGCACGTCCAACATCGAACGCAGATTCACCACTTCAATCACATCGAGTCCAAGATGACGCAGGTTATCTTCAACCGCCTGTGTCAGCGCCTCCGGGGTGAACGCCGGCAGCCAACCGCCTTTCTCATCACGACGCGCGCCCACTTTGGTGACGATAACCAGATCGTCCGCGTAGGGATGCAACGCTTTTTTAATCAGCTGGTTGGTAATATGCGGGCCATAAAAATCACTGGTATCAATATGGTTAACACCCGCGCTGATAGCCTCACGCAGTACCTGCAAAGCCCGCGCTTCGTCTTTGGGCGGGCCAAAGACGCCCGGTCCTGCCAACTGCATGGCGCCGTAACCAAGGCGCGCTACCTGGCGATCGCCAAGGGTATAAGTTAATGCTGGATGAGACATGGGAAGCTCCTTTGTCAGTGTGTAGAGTGATTGTAATCGCCCCAGCGCTGTGCAACTATCCGTGCAAATCGGGACACAGTGTACGAGGTGGCGAACAATGGCAGTAGATATCGCACTGCTGCACGCGGTAGTCGCGGTGGCAAAAGCCGGGGGCTTTCGCGAGGCGGCGCGCATGACGGGGAGTAATCCGTCGCGTCTGAGTGATGCAGTACGGCGGGCAGAAGAGCAGCTTGGCGTGCGCTTGTTTAATCGCACCACGCGCACCGTGGCGTTAACTGAAGCTGGCAGGGCGCTGATGTCGCGCTTACTGCCTGCGATGAACGAAGTGGATGCGGCACTGGATGCGCTAAATACCTTCCGTGATACCCCGGGCGGCACGTTGCGTTTGAATGTCCCGGTCAGCGCCGCGCGCATTGTGTTACCCGCGATTGTGCCGGGCTTTCTCCAGCGCTACCCGGATATCCAGCTGGAAGTGGTGGCGGAGAGCAATGTTCAGGATGTGTTCCGCGACAGCTGTGATGCTGGCGTGCGTTATGACGATCATCTGGAACAGGATATGGTGGCGCTGCCGATTGGCCCTCGCACCCAGCGCTTTGCGTTAGCGGCGGCCCCCGCTTATCTGGCCCAGTTCGGCACGCTGCAGCATCCGCGGGATCTCATGCAGCATCGGTGTTTATACGGACGCTATGCGACCGGCGTGGTAGCCGAATGGGAATTTACGCGCGGTGAAGAAACCGTGCGCCTGCAGCCAAAAGGCCCGCTGATTTGCAGTATCGGCGCGGCCATGGATCTCACGGTTCAGGCCGCAATTGCCGGTTCCGGCGTGGTGTATCTGTTCGAGGATTGGCTGAAACCGGCGCTTGACAGCGGTAGTCTGCAACCGATTCTGCCCGAATGGTGGCAAAGCTTCACCGGCCTGTGGCTGTATTACAACGATCGCCGTTTAATCCCGGCGCCGCTGCAGGCCTTTCTGGATTATGTGCGTGAGCTTAATGCCGCGTGACTGGCTGATAAATTAACGCAACCTAATAAATAAAGCGGATTTTCATCCGCTTATTCACATTAAAACTCGCGCTTAGAGTTGTAGTGCGCCTCTTCAGCAGGCACACCTTTAGCTACCGTATCGCGCAAATCATTCTTCGTTACGTTAAACATTTCAGGCGCATCTTTCATCAATGCCTGTTTATGCGCCTGTAACTGCTGTTGTAACCCAACAAAGGTGCTGCCCATTTGTTCCATCATGGATTTACATGCGCCATTACTCTGCATAGCAACCGCAGCGGAAGAATCCATACCGGATAAACTCATTGATGCGCATGACTGCGTAAAATTTTCCTGAAGAGAACGGTGTACGCTATCGGCGGTTGAATTGCCGCTTTGCGCTGCTGCAAGAATATCTTCTTTATTAATCATGAATAACTCCTTGTCATTGCTGGGATTAAGGACATTTAAAATTGCGCAACGCGCGGGACCATAATGGGAAGTTTTGTTGCGCTGAGCGGATAGTAAACGCGAAGCTTCCTGGCATACCGTTCAGCATCATCAACAGCTCTCGCGTATCACTACTCATGTTGCTGACCGTCGCGCGATCATAAAGTCGGAATAGGGCCCAGGGACCTTCGAACATCGCGGTCTGCAAGCTGCCGTCATTGGCTTTGAAAGTGAGGCGAATATAGGTGCCACCTTTTGGGCCTGGCCATTCCACCCGCTCCGGTTGACTTTGACCGTGGCTATAACGGATAACCTGTCCATCAATATCCAGTACGGCTTCAGAGATGTTGCTGCTGAGCGTCATTGGCGTGAGGAAAAAGGTTAACGCCATATTTCCGCTGCTGTTAAGCCAGCTTTCACGAATTTTCGCCGCACTTTCAAAAGATCGGACGGTACCTGCTGAAATTAAGCTTGGATCCTTTGCGCGCCAGGGTCGCTGGTTAACATCAACCAGCGACGCGAGGTTTTGGTCGAAAAAGCGCTGTAAGCTGCCATCTTTTGCAAACAGGCGAGAGAAATCGTTAATGCCAATTTCGTTTTTGGCCGTGGTGGAAAACGGATAACGATTGGCGATGATATTTTTACCTTCACCGGTGGTCAGTGACGCCGTATTGCTTGAGAGTTTCTGCCGAATCTGCGCCAGGGTCTGGCTTTGGCCGCGTTCAATCAGATCCATCATGACGCTCCTGACCGGATCGGGATAACGCGCGGCATCAATGCGGGCGCGCTTTAAGCCATCATCCGGCGACTGGGCATTACTCTCGCTGCTATTAAGACGAACCGATGCCGCCGCCAGCAGATTATAAAGCTCGTTAAAAGTGCGCTGGAGGCTGTCATTGCCAACATTGCTTTTCGCTAACTCAAGTCCCAGCCGCCGCAGTGGCTGAAAACGATCCTCAACGGCCTGTTCTGGCGTGAGTTTAAAGCGTGAACGATCGCCGGAGATCTCATCGACAATGTCCCGCTTTTGCTTCTGCAAGCTGTAACGCTGTCGGTCAAACCAACTGGTTGCACCGGCATCATCGCGTCCGGTAAGGCTGGTTTCACGGGTAATGAAGCGGATTAAATTGGCTAACGATGAAGAGGGGTCCGCTAACTGGCGCGCGAGTGATGCCGCATCATCAATGCTTTGCACCGGTCTGGCACGGATATCTTTAATAAAGTCGGCCCAGTGATTGGCATATTCCAGCAGATAGAGTTTGCGCGTTTCATCCATCAGACGTTGGGTTGCGGTGACCATTTCAAGGTTCGAGGCGCTGTCCTTGTCCGCCATCACCCAGGATTCCTCCTCGAGTACCGCTTTGGACATGTTTTCTACTTCCGGCAACACCACATCGCGATAGCTGGATCGAGTATAGAAGCCGGGTACCGCAACATCGTTAACCGTGGCGTCGCTTTTACGTCTCAGTGTTAGCATGACGTCACTGCCTGCCGCATTCGCGAGCGTTACATCTGGCATCGCCAGCGCATGGGAACTCTCCCTCAAACGGTTAATCACCCGCATCTGCTGCGGGATTTCCGCCGCTCTCACCCGTGCCAGCCGCACCAGATTTACATCAGGTTTCAGCGCCGGCGTTGCCGCTAATGAGAATAACGCCTTCAGATGATAACCAAACAAGGTTTTATTATTGCTGGCGTATCCCGGCGGCGCGAACCGATCCCAGCGCGCCATAAACCAATTATTTAAGGCAACCGGATCGCGATGTGCCGGATCAACCAGCATCATATAAACTTTTAGCGTGTCGTAGACATCATCTTTATGGGTATTGGCGTCCTGCTGGAGCGCATCGACAATATAGGCTTGCACCGCCGGCCAGAAGATTTTGAGCAAATGACGATGCCAGGTAGCGGTCGCGGCATCGTTGAGCGCCAGATGTTCGACATAAGGATTCAGGGGCAGGGTATCGACGCTTTCCAGCTGGGCGTTCATATAGCCAAGCTGCTCATAGGCGGCGATCAGATTTTCACCCGGACGCTGCGTCGCCGGGACCTCACGCACTAAGCGGCGGGTTTCATCGAAGGTGGCATTCACGTAGCCGATATAATCCTTCTCCCATTGGTAATAACGCAACAGCCCCCAACCCGCACCACTCAGAAAAAGTAGTACCAATACAGAGCCGACTAATCGCCGAATCGCTACGGCAGCGGAACGCTGGCCCCCCGAGGTGAGAATATGGCGCTCGGTAATGGCATGGTCGAATCCCGATTGCCACAGTTCCGTGGTGGGATGTGTAGTGGATGATGATCCCCATGATGTTGCGACGTTGAGCGGATCCAGCGCTATCTGGCGAGCGCTGCCCAACCAGATGTGCCGTAGCTGAACTTCGTAGCCTACGGGCGAGGAGGGAAAGATCTGATTGATCAAGCTGAACAGCGGCCTGCTCAGCGTGCCAAGGCTCTCTATGAGTTGCAGAAGCTGGTGTCGCTCGGTTTCTGAATTCACGTCGTGGATCAGTTCCAGTACGTACTGGCTAATGCGCACCAGTAGTGCTGCAAATGCCTGCTCGGCATGTTTTTGGCCCGCCTCAATACTGAATCCAATAC
The sequence above is a segment of the Candidatus Pantoea floridensis genome. Coding sequences within it:
- a CDS encoding DUF6277 family protein, encoding MINKEDILAAAQSGNSTADSVHRSLQENFTQSCASMSLSGMDSSAAVAMQSNGACKSMMEQMGSTFVGLQQQLQAHKQALMKDAPEMFNVTKNDLRDTVAKGVPAEEAHYNSKREF
- the tssM gene encoding type VI secretion system membrane subunit TssM encodes the protein MFRHLFILIFALVVSAVIWWIGPLIAIGRWFPLASQWPRAILVGLLLFWAVWPWIARCFSWMSGKLFTPFARRAPVSAVSNHRFYDAVSTLRYVGLSEQRTYWRRMCYRLYQPWLRDRPWFLVIGPQDSGKTSLLSESQQTFLLAEQYGLHATTGTGPTQECNWWLTRDAIWIDTPGSWAQSEDSVRADKARTSLLRLLRRKRGFPPIDGIFLCLDAHWLLQASLSEHKALADTLRARLLGCANDARCDLPVYLMLSHLDQLPGGASLLAMMSDNLRRQGIGFSIEAGQKHAEQAFAALLVRISQYVLELIHDVNSETERHQLLQLIESLGTLSRPLFSLINQIFPSSPVGYEVQLRHIWLGSARQIALDPLNVATSWGSSSTTHPTTELWQSGFDHAITERHILTSGGQRSAAVAIRRLVGSVLVLLFLSGAGWGLLRYYQWEKDYIGYVNATFDETRRLVREVPATQRPGENLIAAYEQLGYMNAQLESVDTLPLNPYVEHLALNDAATATWHRHLLKIFWPAVQAYIVDALQQDANTHKDDVYDTLKVYMMLVDPAHRDPVALNNWFMARWDRFAPPGYASNNKTLFGYHLKALFSLAATPALKPDVNLVRLARVRAAEIPQQMRVINRLRESSHALAMPDVTLANAAGSDVMLTLRRKSDATVNDVAVPGFYTRSSYRDVVLPEVENMSKAVLEEESWVMADKDSASNLEMVTATQRLMDETRKLYLLEYANHWADFIKDIRARPVQSIDDAASLARQLADPSSSLANLIRFITRETSLTGRDDAGATSWFDRQRYSLQKQKRDIVDEISGDRSRFKLTPEQAVEDRFQPLRRLGLELAKSNVGNDSLQRTFNELYNLLAAASVRLNSSESNAQSPDDGLKRARIDAARYPDPVRSVMMDLIERGQSQTLAQIRQKLSSNTASLTTGEGKNIIANRYPFSTTAKNEIGINDFSRLFAKDGSLQRFFDQNLASLVDVNQRPWRAKDPSLISAGTVRSFESAAKIRESWLNSSGNMALTFFLTPMTLSSNISEAVLDIDGQVIRYSHGQSQPERVEWPGPKGGTYIRLTFKANDGSLQTAMFEGPWALFRLYDRATVSNMSSDTRELLMMLNGMPGSFAFTIRSAQQNFPLWSRALRNFKCP
- a CDS encoding aldo/keto reductase family oxidoreductase; amino-acid sequence: MSHPALTYTLGDRQVARLGYGAMQLAGPGVFGPPKDEARALQVLREAISAGVNHIDTSDFYGPHITNQLIKKALHPYADDLVIVTKVGARRDEKGGWLPAFTPEALTQAVEDNLRHLGLDVIEVVNLRSMLDVHGPKEGSLEPQVEAMIKLKERGLIRHIGLSNVTAKQVADAQAMTPIACVQNLYNLANRQDEALLDQLAAQGIPYVPFFPLGGFSPLQSDRLTDVANELNATPLQVALAWLLQRSPNILLIPGTSSPAHLKQNLASVDVKLTPEIVSRLDSIA
- a CDS encoding LysR substrate-binding domain-containing protein, whose translation is MAVDIALLHAVVAVAKAGGFREAARMTGSNPSRLSDAVRRAEEQLGVRLFNRTTRTVALTEAGRALMSRLLPAMNEVDAALDALNTFRDTPGGTLRLNVPVSAARIVLPAIVPGFLQRYPDIQLEVVAESNVQDVFRDSCDAGVRYDDHLEQDMVALPIGPRTQRFALAAAPAYLAQFGTLQHPRDLMQHRCLYGRYATGVVAEWEFTRGEETVRLQPKGPLICSIGAAMDLTVQAAIAGSGVVYLFEDWLKPALDSGSLQPILPEWWQSFTGLWLYYNDRRLIPAPLQAFLDYVRELNAA